The following proteins are encoded in a genomic region of Ursus arctos isolate Adak ecotype North America unplaced genomic scaffold, UrsArc2.0 scaffold_32, whole genome shotgun sequence:
- the LOC125282184 gene encoding olfactory receptor 4E1-like produces MEEADLLNQTTSVTYIRLRGLSVNQKVQMAVFVLFLTLYVLTLIGNILIVITIIYDRRLHTPMYFFHSNLSFIDVCHSTVTVPKMLKDTWSEEKLISFEACVTQMFILHLFACTEIFLLTVMAYDWYVAICKPLQYMTVMNWKVCVLLAVALWMGGTIHSISLTSLTIKLPHCGPDEIDNFFWDVPQVIKLACTDTHIIEILIVSNSGLISVVCFVVLVVSYVGILVSLRQQISEGRRKALSTCAAHLAVITLFLGHCIFIYSRPSTSLLEDKVVSVFFTAAPPLWNPIIYTLRNEDMKNALNKFMGRLEGRGKNDNV; encoded by the coding sequence ATGGAAGAGGCGGACCTACTCAATCAAACCACTTCCGTGACATACATTCGGCTTAGAGGCTTATCTGTCAATCAGAAGGTGCAGATGGCTGTGTTTGTCCTGTTTCTCACACTCTATGTCCTCACACTAATTGGGAATATCCTCATTGTCATAACTATTATCTATGACCGCCGGCTCCATACCCCTATGTATTTCTTCCACAGTAACCTATCTTTTATTGATGTCTGCCACTCCACGGTCACTGTCCCCAAGATGCTCAAAGATACATGGTCAGAAGAGAAGCTCATCTCCTTTGAGGCCTGTGTCACCCAGATGTTTATCCTGCACCTCTTTGCCTGCACCGAGATCTTTCTTCTCACTGTCATGGCCTACGATTGGTACGTGGCCATATGCAAACCCCTGCAGTACATGACAGTGATGAACTGGAAAGTATGTGTGCTGCTGGCTGTGGCCCTCTGGATGGGAGGCACCATCCACTCCATATCGCTGACCTCCCTCACCATCAAACTGCCCCACTGTGGTCCTGATGAGATTGACAACTTCTTCTGGGATGTGCCTCAGGTGATCAAACTGGCCTGTACAGACACCCACATCATTGAAATCCTCATCGTCTCCAACAGTGGGCTGATCTCGGTGGTCTGTTTCGTGGTCCTCGTGGTGTCCTATGTGGGCATCCTGGTGAGCCTGAGGCAGCAGATCTCCGAAGGCAGGCGGAAGGCCTTATCCACCTGTGCAGCACACCTCGCCGTCATCACACTCTTCCTGGGACACTGCATCTTCATCTATTCCCGTCCATCCACCAGCCTCCTGGAGGACAAGGTGGTGTCTGTGTTCTTCACCGCAGCGCCCCCTCTGTGGAACCCCATCATCTATACTCTCAGGAATGAAGACATGAAGAATGCCTTGAACAAGTTCAtggggaggttggaggggagaggaaaaaatgacaaTGTCTAG